A section of the Hemitrygon akajei chromosome 8, sHemAka1.3, whole genome shotgun sequence genome encodes:
- the bet1 gene encoding BET1 homolog, which yields MRRAGLGEGYTGGGYSVHEEENDKLTEGLREKVTALKSLSIDIGTEVKYHNKLLDDMDAGFESTGGLLGATMGRLKHLSRGSQTKVLCYMMLFAFFVFFVLYWIIKLR from the exons ATGAGACGTGCAGGTTTGG GGGAAGGATACACTGGAGGTGGTTACAGTGTTCATGAAGAAGAAAATGATAAATTAACTGAGGGCCTACGAGAAAAAGTGACTGCTTTAAAATCA CTTTCCATTGATATTGGAACTGAAGTGAAGTACCACAATAAACTGCTGGATGATATG GATGCAGGATTTGAATCTACAGGTGGACTGTTGGGTGCCACAATGGGTAGACTCAAGCATCTGTCTCGTGGGAGCCAAACAAAAGTTTTATGCTACATGATGCTTTTTGcattttttgttttctttgtacTTTATTGGATTATTAAACTGAGGTGA